The following are encoded together in the Danaus plexippus chromosome 15, MEX_DaPlex, whole genome shotgun sequence genome:
- the LOC116766279 gene encoding venom dipeptidyl peptidase 4-like has product MAQDNTNSTVEMGTSDQILVAPKKSKKLVYTIGFIAMCAVIAVVITLAVVLTRGGDAEDIITTEGPTPVTTTPTIPTTTPITTTTEPPTTNPPPPGDMDLDDVLNGEYLPTSFNGSWVSGSEIMFRNAYGELILYNVDTSKPRTLVENSSQILQNSNRVTELSADRRHVVLSYAEELIYRYSFEALYVVIDSSTGNIFNITPEGVASDMSILQNFVWGPVGTSLAFVYKNNIYYKPNLTSPAQQITSSGIENVIYNGAPDWVYEEEVFSSNNAMWFSGDGSRLAYASFNDTNVRVMRIPHFGVPGAVEFQYTRHRDIRYPKPGTDNPSVTVTIRNLAANIERTFAPPSDLNEPILAKVQFMGNQSIAIMWMNRVQSELKVDVCSEANQDCVTIFRYNEPNGWITNVPMVFNEQGDSFITILPDSVNNVRYKQILQVSNTNGTSWSVQSRTNTAHTVIDILTWTPDDVIWYTASGINDTAEQHIYSASSAGVSCFTCTVVRPDGSPCLYNEGSISGSRISINCGGPAVPQIFIYDVNGTRLSVWDDNERISNLSSVGSLPVVLRRKLSLGAGIPDADVQLQVPRDYQSRNNVPLLVNVYGGPDSSLVTKQWNVDWGSYLVNHYGIAVATIDGRGSGLKGVENMFAVHRKLGSVEIEDQISATKLLHQELPWLDSSRTCIWGWSYGGYAASLALARGDVFKCAIAVAPVVDWRFYDSIYTERYLDTPQNNIGAYRNSSLLSDQVVEAYRRKSYFLVHGTEDDNVHYQHAMLLSRLLQRRDVYFHQMSYTDENHTLAGVKPHFYHALEKFLRENML; this is encoded by the exons ATGGCACAGGATAATACCAATTCAACAGTCGAGATGGGCACCAGTGATCAG atCCTGGTTGCACCAAAAAAGTCAAAGAAGCTAGTGTACACTATTGGTTTTATCGCGATGTGTGCTGTGATAGCTGTGGTTATCACCCTCGCGGTTGTGCTCACAAGGGGTGGTGATGCTGAAGATATTATAACAACCGAAGGACCGACACCAGTTACAACAACCCCAACAATCCCAACAACAACACCGATCACAACAACAACAGAGCCACCGACCACTAATCCTCCACCGCCAGGGGATATGGATCTGGATGATGTTTTAAATGGAGAATATTTACCAACATCGTTTAATGGATCCTGGGTTTCGG GAAGTGAAATCATGTTCAGAAATGCTTATGGGGAGTTGATACTATACAACGTAGACACTTCCAAACCCAGGACACTCGTCGAGAATTCATCTCAG ATACTTCAAAATTCCAACCGCGTGACGGAATTATCGGCTGATCGACGACATGTAGTGCTCTCCTATGCAGAGGAATTG ATATATCGCTACAGTTTTGAAGCTTTGTACGTGGTTATCGATTCATCCACTGGAAACATTTTCAACATAACGCCTGAAGGGGTTGCCAGCGATATGTCAATTCTTCAAAACTTTGTGTGGGGACCAGTCGGGACATCCCTGGCATTTGTatacaagaataatatttactacaaGCCTAATCTGACATCTCCAGCACAACAAATAACATCTTCTGGCATCGAAAATGTCATTTACAACGGCGCGCCTGATTGGGTCTATGAAg AGGAGGTGTTCAGTTCCAACAACGCGATGTGGTTCTCTGGCGACGGTTCGAGGCTGGCGTACGCTTCCTTCAACGATACCAACGTGCGCGTAATGAGGATACCACACTTCGGTGTACCCGGCGCTGTTGAATTCCAATACACCAGACATCGCGATATACGTTATCccaag CCTGGAACAGATAATCCATCTGTGACAGTGACCATCCGTAATTTAGCGGCCAACATTGAGAGAACATTCGCACCCCCCTCTGATCTTAATGA ACCGATTCTGGCAAAAGTTCAGTTTATGGGAAATCAAAGCATCGCTATAATGTGGATGAACCGCGTACAATCAGAACTAAAAGTGGATGTATGCTCCGAAGCTAACCAGGATTGCGTTACA atatttagaTACAACGAACCCAACGGCTGGATTACAAACGTACCGATGGTATTCAATGAACAGGGCGATTCCTTCATCACTATTTTACCTGAC TCTGTCAATAATGTTCGCTACAAACAAATTCTTCAAGTATCAAATACCAATGGTACCTCTTGGAGCGTACAGAGTAGAACTAACACAGCCCACACAGTGATAGATATCCTGACGTGGACTCCGGATGATGTTAt CTGGTACACTGCGTCCGGTATAAATGATACGGCCGAGCAGCATATCTACTCTGCCAGCAGCGCTGGTGTCTCTTGCTTCACCTGCACAGTTGTTCGTCCAGATGGCAGTCCTTGTCTTTATAACGAGGGCAGCATATCTGGCTCGAGGATCAGTATCAATTGCGGTGGGCCAGCGGTACCacagatatttatatacgACGTg AATGGCACCCGTTTATCGGTGTGGGATGACAACGAGAGGATATCGAATCTCTCGTCTGTAGGCAGTCTACCTGTAGttttaagaagaaaattatcTTTAGGAGCTGGCATCCCAGATGCCGATGTCCAATTACAAGTACCGAGAGACTATCAGTCACGCAACAATGTACCATTACTCGTTAATGT CTACGGAGGTCCTGACTCCTCGTTGGTCACAAAGCAATGGAATGTTGACTGGGGTTCATATTTGGTGAATCACTATGGCATCGCTGTTGCTACCATCGATGGAAGAGGATCTGGTTTGAAGGGAGTCGAGAACATGTTCGCAGTGCATAGAAAACTTGGATCCGTTGAAATTGAGGACCAAATTTCTGCGACGaa ATTACTGCATCAAGAGTTGCCATGGTTGGACAGTTCTCGCACTTGTATATGGGGTTGGTCTTATGGAGGTTATGCTGCTTCGCTTGCGCTGGCTCGCGGTGATGTTTTCAAATGTGCGATCGCCGTAGCCCCCGTAGTTGATTGGCGTTTTTATG atTCCATCTACACGGAAAGATACTTAGATACTCCACAGAATAATATTGGAGCGTACAGGAATTCCAGTCTCTTGTCAGATCAAGTG GTGGAAGCTTACAGGCGTAAAAGCTATTTCCTTGTCCACGGGACGGAGGACGATAATGTCCACTACCAGCACGCCATGTTATTATCAAGATTGCTTCAGCGGAGAGACGTGTATTTCCATCAAATG agtTACACCGACGAAAATCACACCCTGGCCGGCGTGAAACCACATTTCTATCATGCGCTAGAAAAGTTCCTACGAGAAAACATGTTGtag